The proteins below are encoded in one region of Populus alba chromosome 2, ASM523922v2, whole genome shotgun sequence:
- the LOC118031964 gene encoding 1-aminocyclopropane-1-carboxylate oxidase 1-like, translating to MEFPVINMEKLNGEERAATMEKIRDACENWGFFELLNHGIAHEFLDTVERMAKEHYKKGMEQRFKELVTSKALVGVQTEIKDMDWESTFHVRHLPISNIAEIPDLDDEYRKVMKEFALKLEKLAEELLDLLCENLGLEKGYLKRAFCGSSGSPNFGTKVSNYPPCPKPDLVKGLRAHTDAGGIILLFQDDKVSGLQLLKDGQWIDVPPMRHSIVVNLGDQLEVITNGKYKSVEHRVIAQTDGTRMSIAPFYNPGNDAVIYPAPALVEKEAEEKKQLYPKFVFDDYMKLYAGLKFQAKEPRFKAMKAVETNV from the exons ATGGAGTTCCCAGTGATTAACATGGAGAAGCTTAACGGTGAGGAGAGAGCTGCCACCATGGAAAAGATCAGAGATGCCTGTGAGAACTGGGGCTTCTTTGAG CTGTTGAACCATGGCATAGCCCATGAATTCTTGGACACTGTGGAGAGAATGGCAAAAGAACACTACAAGAAAGGCATGGAGCAAAGGTTCAAGGAATTGGTGACAAGCAAAGCCCTTGTGGGTGTCCAAACAGAGATCAAAGATATGGACTGGGAGAGCACCTTCCACGTGCGACATCTCCCCATTTCTAACATTGCTGAGATCCCCGATCTCGATGACGAGTACAG GAAGGTGATGAAAGAATTCGCATTGAAGCTGGAGAAACTGGCGGAGGAGCTTCTGGACTTGTTATGTGAGAACCTTGGACTTGAAAAGGGGTACCTCAAGAGGGCTTTCTGTGGATCTAGCGGTAGTCCAAACTTTGGGACCAAGGTTAGCAATTATCCACCATGCCCCAAGCCAGACCTGGTCAAGGGTCTCAGGGCCCACACAGATGCTGGTGGCATCATCTTGCTCTTCCAGGACGACAAGGTCAGCGGTCTGCAGCTTCTGAAGGATGGCCAGTGGATTGATGTGCCTCCCATGCGCCACTCCATTGTCGTCAACCTTGGTGACCAGCTTGAG GTGATCACCAATGGCAAGTATAAGAGCGTGGAGCACAGAGTGATTGCTCAAACAGACGGCACTAGGATGTCGATAGCCCCTTTCTACAACCCTGGAAACGATGCAGTTATCTATCCAGCACCTGCTTTGGTGGAGaaagaagcagaggagaagaaacaACTGTACCCGAAATTTGTATTTGATGACTATATGAAGCTGTATGCTGGGCTCAAATTCCAAGCCAAGGAGCCAAGGTTTAAAGCCATGAAAGCTGTGGAAACTAACGTCTAA